A region of Salvia splendens isolate huo1 chromosome 17, SspV2, whole genome shotgun sequence DNA encodes the following proteins:
- the LOC121773656 gene encoding SNF1-related protein kinase regulatory subunit beta-2-like translates to MGNANGREDGGSDTQSVAEDSASAQVSMADQHAPEYIGGHSPPSSPRASHSPLMFRPQVPVVPLQRPDELNIPSPSWMQTSSGYEDVYNEQGIPTMITWSYGGKEVSVEGSWDDWKSRKPLQRSGKDFTIMKVLPSGVYQYRFLVDGQWRHSPDLPWEQDDSGNAYNVLDLQDYVPEDIDSISGFEPPQSPDSSYNNTQLGQEDFGKEPPMVPPHLNLTLLNAPSPQMEIPPPYSRPQHVVLNHLYMHRDRNRPSVVALGSTNRFLSKYVTVVLYKSIQR, encoded by the exons ATGGGGAATGCCAATGGGAGGGAGGACGGCGGCAGCGACACCCAATCGGTCGCCGAGGACTCCGCCTCCGCTCAGGTTTCCATGGCCGATCAGCACGCCCCTGAATACATTGGGGGCCACTCCCCCCCTTCTAGTCCTAGGGCTTCTCACTCGCCCCTCATGTTCAGACCTCAG GTGCCAGTGGTTCCTCTACAAAGACCTGACGAGTTGAACATCCCTAGCCCTTCATGGATGCAGACTAGCTCAGGTTATGAGGATGTGTATAATGAGCAAGGCATTCCTACTATGATCACATGGAGCTACGGAGGCAAGGAAGTTTCCGTGGAGGGTTCATGGGATGACTGGAAGTCAAG GAAGCCCTTGCAGAGATCAGGGAAAGACTTCACCATCATGAAGGTACTTCCTTCAGGAGTTTACCAGTACAGGTTCCTCGTAGATGGACAATGGAGGCATTCCCCCGATCTTCCCTGGGAGCAGGATGATTCAGGAAATGCTTATAACGTTTTAGATTTGCAG GATTATGTTCCAGAAGATATCGATAGCATTTCTGGTTTCGAACCGCCTCAATCACCCGACTCCAGCTACAACAATACTCAACTCGGTCAAGAGGATTTTGGGAAGGAGCCACCAATGGTTCCACCACATCTAAATTTGACATTACTGAATGCACCTTCACCCCAGATGGAGATCCCGCCTCCATACTCAAGACCGCAACATGTAGTGCTAAACCATCTTTACATGCACAGAGATAGGAACCGGCCATCCGTTGTGGCACTCGGTTCTACCAACCGCTTCCTTTCCAAATACGTGACGGTGGTGCTTTACAAGTCCATACAGAGGTAA
- the LOC121773655 gene encoding oligopeptide transporter 3-like, which yields MVTDSATKPSGDEAERCPVEEVALVVPETDDPTLPVMTFRAWALGISSCVLLMFLNTFFIYRTQPLSISAILMQIAVLPVGKFMAATLPEKEYALFGRWRFSLNPGPFNIKEHVIITVMANCGVSTGGGDAYSIGAITVMKGYYKQTINFVCALLIVLTTQLVGYGWAGMLRKYLVDPVEMWWPSNVAQVSLFRALHERESKSMGMTRMRFFLICMAGSFIYYLFPGYLFQILTFFSWVCWVWPRSITAQQIGSGYHGLGVGAFTLDWAGISAYHGSPLVTPFSSILNVMVGFIMFIYIIVPVCYWKFNTFDARKFPIFSNQLFTSSGHKYDTTKILTPQFDLNISAYEKYSKLYLSPLFALSIGSGFARFTATLTHVALFHGSDIWKQSRAAVQNAKADIHTKLMRSYKQVPQWWFLVLLVGSIVLSLLMSFVWKDDVQLPWWGLLFAFALAWIVTLPIGVIQATTNQQPGYDIIAQFIIGYILPGKPIANLLFKIYGRISTIHALSFLADLKLGHYMKIPPRSMFVAQLVGTLVSGTVNLGVAWWMLENIENICDIESLHPESPWTCPKFRVTFDASVIWGLIGPERLFGAGGLYRNLVWLFLVGAVLPVPVWLLSKMFPNNKWIPLINIPVISYGFAGMPPATPTNIASWIATGTIFNYFVFKYRRTWWQRYNYVLSAALDAGTAFMGVLLFFALQNEGKNVKWWGSEPDHCPLANCPTAPGIIVPGCPVFR from the exons ATGGTGACCGATTCCGCCACCAAACCCTCCGGCGACGAGGCCGAGCGCTGCCCCGTGGAGGAGGTGGCGCTGGTGGTGCCGGAGACCGACGACCCGACTCTCCCCGTCATGACATTCCGCGCCTGGGCCCTCGGCATCTCCTCCTGCGTCCTCCTCATGTTCCTCAACACCTTCTTCATCTACCGCACTCAGCCCCTCTCCATCTCCGCCATCCTCATGCAGATCGCCGTCCTCCCCGTCGGCAAGTTCATGGCCGCCACGCTGCCGGAaaaggagtatgctctgtttggGCGGTGGCGATTCAGCCTCAATCCGGGGCCGTTCAACATCAAGGAGCATGTAATCATCACTGTCATGGCCAATTGCGGCGTCTCCACCGGCGGCGGCGACGCCTACTCCATAGGCGCGATTACTGTCATGAAGGGCTATTACAAGCAGACGATCAATTTCGTCTGTGCTCTCTTGATTGTGTTgacaactcag CTGGTGGGATATGGATGGGCTGGGATGTTGAGGAAGTACTTGGTTGATCCAGTTGAGATGTGGTGGCCTTCCAATGTTGCTCAAGTTTCCTTGTTtag GGCCCTTCACGAGAGAGAGTCTAAGTCGATGGGGATGACAAGGATGCGGTTTTTCCTCATCTGCATGGCGGGAAGCTTCATCTACTACTTGTTCCCCGGATACCTGTTTCAGATCCTGACCTTCTTCTCTTGGGTGTGTTGGGTGTGGCCTCGCAGCATCACTGCTCAGCAGATTGGCTCGGGTTACCATGGGCTCGGTGTGGGTGCATTCACCCTCGACTGGGCTGGGATTTCAGCCTACCATGGCAGCCCTTTGGTGACACCGTTTTCCTCTATCCTGAATGTCATGGTCGGCTTCATCATGTTCATATACATCATCGTCCCCGTGTGTTACTGGAAGTTCAACACCTTTGATGCGCGGAAATTCCCTATATTTTCGAACCAGCTGTTTACCTCCAGTGGGCATAAATATGATACTACTAAGATCTTGACACCACAATTTGATCTTAATATATCAGCCTATGAAAAGTATAGCAAGCTCTACCTTAGCCCTCTCTTTGCCCTCTCCATTGGCTCGGGATTCGCGAGATTCACAGCAACGCTCACCCATGTAGCGCTGTTTCATGGCAG TGATATCTGGAAGCAGAGTCGAGCTGCGGTGCAGAACGCGAAAGCGGACATCCACACGAAGCTAATGAGGAGTTACAAGCAAGTGCCTCAATGGTGGTTCCTGGTTCTACTAGTGGGCAGCATTGTGTTGTCCCTATTAATGTCGTTTGTCTGGAAAGACGACGTGCAGCTACCCTGGTGGGGGTTGCTCTTCGCCTTTGCGTTGGCTTGGATCGTCACGCTCCCAATCGGAGTCATTCAAGCCACTACTAATCAG CAACCAGGATATGACATAATCGCGCAGTTCATCATCGGCTACATCCTCCCAGGGAAACCCATTGCGAATCTGCTCTTCAAGATATACGGACGAATCAGCACAATCCACGCTCTCTCGTTCCTCGCGGATCTCAAGCTCGGCCACTACATGAAGATCCCACCACGGAGCATGTTCGTGGCTCAGCTCGTTGGAACACTAGTTTCCGGGACGGTGAACCTGGGAGTCGCGTGGTGGATGCTGGAAAACATCGAAAACATCTGTGACATCGAGTCATTGCACCCTGAGAGCCCCTGGACATGCCCCAAGTTCCGTGTGACCTTTGACGCGTCCGTGATATGGGGCCTGATCGGGCCGGAGAGGCTGTTCGGAGCAGGAGGGCTCTACCGGAACCTGGTGTGGTTGTTCCTGGTCGGAGCCGTGTTGCCGGTTCCTGTATGGCTGTTGAGCAAAATGTTCCCAAACAACAAGTGGATACCCCTCATCAACATTCCGGTCATTTCCTACGGTTTTGCCGGAATGCCTCCGGCCACGCCCACCAACATCGCCAGCTGGATCGCTACGGGCACCATATTCAACTACTTCGTGTTTAAATATAGAAGGACGTGGTGGCAACGATACAACTACGTTCTGTCGGCTGCACTGGATGCCGGGACGGCTTTCATGGGAGTCCTCCTGTTTTTCGCTCTGCAGAACGAGGGCAAGAATGTCAAGTGGTGGGGGTCGGAGCCCGATCACTGCCCACTCGCAAACTGCCCGACCGCACCCGGGATTATCGTTCCGGGTTGCCCTGTTTTCCGCTGA